From the genome of Capsicum annuum cultivar UCD-10X-F1 chromosome 4, UCD10Xv1.1, whole genome shotgun sequence:
TCCACCCCAATAAATCAAGATTAGTGGATTCAGGAGTACTAGCTGGCTGGATACAAGACTTCGATCAGTTTAAGTGATATTCTGCTTACAAAAAAATCATTATCCATTTTATGACCTCTTGCCACTTGCATAACTAAGTATCAAGTAAGTCGAAACCAGAGAGTTTGAACTGAATCAGATATTTAACAAAAATCTAATATTGCCAATAAGTTGTAACCTCAGAATGCACTAAATCAATAATTTCAAGCGGAAATTCATTACTTGCAACTAGATCACCGTATCCATCGTTGTATATAATGGCTGCCTTGAAACCTGCGGCCTGGGCTTGTCTGACTTTATCTTCAAAACTACATCCACCCCTTATTATCAGTAAGAATAGATCATGGGTGTTATTTTTAACTGGTTCAACCTTGTTAGACAAAGTCGTGCAGGCATCTAAAGGCTCCGCCACATACAGTGTCCCGCATTTGCCTGATCCCTTTACTGAGGGAGCTGATATTTGAAAAAGACTCATTTAGTACAAATTGTGATAGCATCAAATAAAGTAAACAGCATGCCaaaaagaaattttaagaaaCAAGATTAAGTTTTTACCGAAAAAGCAACAGTACCAGCATTAAACTATCATGAATCAAATTGTACTCCATCCACATTTTCTTACTTACCTATATATAAATTCCATAGAATAAAATCAAACTGGAAGTAACTATTTATTATTACCCAATTTGTGAAACCAAACtagaataccaaaaaaaaaaaaaaaaagatcaaatccATTGCCAATAACAGAAAGTCATGAGCTGAGCCCTGCCTGCTAGTTCTTTCTGTACCATCTGCACTAATCTCTCACAATGCAAATAAAGATCCTTCGATTCCTTTTCCACACAACAAAGGAAAACGGGTAAAATTGCATAAAAGAGTGAAGTTTCATAGATAACTTCAATTTCCCAACAATGAACAATTGTCATCTCCAAACTGGATTGAAAATGGGATCTAGTTTACCACGAAACAGGGGCaggtaaaattaaataaaaagaacaaaaatattcAGTATGAAGAGGAGTCTTGGAGTAagtggtaaagttgttgccatgtgagcAGCAGGTCATGGATTCAAGTCAGAGAAACGGCCTCTAGCAAagtaaggtaaggctgcataaAGTGGTGCGGCCGTTCCCCGGAACCGCGCacagcgggagctttagtgcaccagctGCCCTTTAACAAAAATCTCGAGTATTCATAAGCTACTAAAATATTAAACAAAGTCACCTTCCAGTTAACAACAACATAGCAAGTAGAACAAAGATGAATagtaaatagaaaagaataagcAAAACTCACCAAAATTAGCTTCAATGTCTTCAAAGGATAAAGTGTTGTTCTTTCCTATCAAAACCACATTACCAAGTGCTCTACAACCCAAAAGACAAACAACACACAGGTACCAAAATACCAAcaaattcatcatctctaataaaaccctttcagCCAATTATCATCAAGAAAACAAGAAACCTAAAAGCccagaaataaataaaaaaaggtgtCAATTCACCATCTTTGACTCCATAATCACATCCCAAATCTCATAAAACCCAAAAACACTTCTCAAGAAAAACCCCCACAAAAAGGAAACCTGTTACTACTCTGTCTGATTAAGGAATAGAAACATCAGCTTCCATTCTCAGCACAGCAACAATGAAACATTCGCTTCTCGATAATTTTCGCCCCTTTTTGGTGATTGGGATACAAGGAGAACTTTATGGAAGGACACGTGAATTTTTGGTGCCCAAGTACGCTTGGGAAAAAGAAAGAGAGCAAAAAATTGCTGTATATATATGACTAGTGGCACGAGTCCCGTGCTAAGCTCGGAGCTCGGACTCAAAACTCTAAATATAACAACGAAAAAGGTACGATCTGCAATTTAATAGATGATACAAATATATTATTCGTTAtattttaggtataaatatatttatcgttaataaaaagatatatatatatatttctaaactttAATAAATAGTATAGATATATCTcgtcaataaaaaaatatatatatactcgaGAACTTTGATAAATGACACGTATCACAATCTTGTTCATTTgtcctttttaaatttaatttatcattattcTATCCggaaataattctaatttaatcCACAAATCAATCCAAATAATAACTCAAACCTAAGTAGGTCTAATAAAACCTTCAAGGCGCATCTTTATTCACGCATGTtcattccttctttctttttctattagaTCGGATCggatttgggttattatttgaattaggttatgggttaaattaaaattattttggggtGGAGTTgagataaattaaatttaaaaatgtgATTGTAATACGTGTTCTGTCATTAGTGAGaaaggtatatatatatcttttcatTAACAAGtatatatttgtacctaaagtacgACGGGATATctctgtaccatttatcaaagttcagagGTATATTTATATCTAATGTATGATGGGGGTAtatctgtaccatttatcaaattTTAGAGGTATATATGTACTTTTTTAATAAagacaagggtatatttgtacctaaagtatgacgtAGGGTATATCTGTActatttatcaaagttcaggggtatatttgtacctttttcaatataacaaatataattttaattgattgaATAAGCATAATTTATGTTATCTTGGTTGCATAATTAATTTAACGTATTTGcacttgattattttatttttttttgataagttTCATAATTATTATGTTCCTTAGTCAAATAATTggataaattttaaagaaaataataatttatgagGAAGCAAGCTTAGCGTGAAATTTTTaacaaatttgaaagaaaataagtgatTTGATATTATATAAACTAACATGATAAATCATGATAATTGCAATTCGACATTTTTATAAACTACTGTGCATGCATTTTTTTATATAGATTGAGAAATATATACattgagaaatatatatattttttataggcaaaatgaccttctggacccctgtattatgtcgattttgtaagttggacacttctacttacatgtttatcatctggacccctgaacccaccaaaaaacaacattttaaacccttttttcgtgagtgtaacacactttcCCCCACGTCAGCTGTCATGTTAGTTGTCACGCCTGACACATCTGTCACGTCATCTGCcacatcattttaaaaaataaaaaataaaaaaataaaataaaaaaatattacatcaaatttcaagtcatttttaaaatgctacataacaaattaaatattaaaattaatttaattaaatatgaaaaaattataaattgtagaaaaatttgaataatcatgtttttattttttctcacaaattaaacatcaaatccattccaaataattaaaattcttctccaactaatttaaatttttagctacaaattcatatatacaaacataataaaaaaaaaatatttttaaatttgaatatttttaacaaattcacaaaaagtttaatttttttcaagtgaaattcactaattttttcaatattcactatcactcactttcaatttaaatttcaattttaatccccaagaaaataaaaagatttcaaatttaaattttaatcaaaaaaatgaaaagaattgaattgagaggaaaaattaaaataaaaaataaaaagtgaacgtggggggggggggtaggaggttggaagagtgttggggtgagGTGTGGGGGCTGGACGGGGCTGGGGTGGGGACGGGGCTGGGGGTAGGGTGGGGAGGGGCTGGACGGGGCTGGTGAGGTATGAGAGGGTGGGGACGGGGCTGGGTGGGGACAAGCTGGGGTAAGGGTGGGGAAGGGCTGGACGGGTGTTGAGGTGGGGTGGGGAGGCtgggtggggtgtgggggtggggagggaaaatatatttttattttaaaaaatttttaaaaatatttttaaattattttttaatttttaaaaatatatttaaatttaaaaagatggagggaaaaaaggacccttttttattttttttaaatttttaaaatattttaaaattatttttaaaattttaaaaatatttttaaatttaaaaagatggaggaaaaaaaaggaccctttttaattattttttttaaattttaatatttttttaattatttaatgtaaaattggccaaaaattgacccacACTCGCACCCTCAGgcgagtggctacactctctttgtcctagtcaccatgaccttgccacataggcaaggtcaacggtcaaagggtgcaaaaaattattttttgataagttcaaggatccagatgacaaacatgtaagtagaagtgtccaacttacaaaactgacatagtacatgggtccagaaggtcattttgacttttttatattaattaatttttcactcATAATTCTTTCCGTCATAATTTGATGCTAGTTAAATGTGATGATTTAAGTTTAGCCttaaataaaatttcacaaaataacttaaattcactaaactttatttcaaaatcaatctagTTCTTTCTTTCTATAAGTGTTATgcttaaaaataaattcttagtTTACCATCAAGaaatttcaaagacaattcaATATCGATCAATGACGCTACCTTTATTTTCAACACTATATGACATCATTCACCAATTTCTACTTTAGTATTTATAATGCATGTTTTAAAGGTGTGGATAAAATTATCTATAACATTTTTTAttgaattctaaaaaataaattagaaaaaaacaacaaattaCATGAAAATCGTATGTAGTTCAACATGAATAATTTATAATCTTCTCATCCCAAGGGAGGCGGGAAGCTACCGCTTCTAGAATggaagtttctcctttactttttttttagagCGTATcgttattttgaaataaagaaaaggtTTATGGATGAAGTAATTGGAATGACAAGTGGTTACagtaaacaagaaaataagaagacaAGACAAGAGTTGAGAGTTTTTCTTTATTCCAATTGTTCAAGTGTACAAGTGTATACAATATGAATCCTTATGCCTGTATTTATAGAGTCGAGCATGCAAAAGGTTGTTGAGGTTATGGATGTGAAAGgttacaaaaataataatcataaatggTGGAGGGTATCTTCATAATGGAGGAAAATAATAGAGATAAGTAGTGGACATCCACATGTATTAGTTTtacaacaacatatataaaagatcaaaagttaatttttttttcaattatatctGTAGTAATTAATTTTCACATTAACTGAGTAAGATTCATGTAACCaatattaaaaagataataaGGTCATATTAGTTAATTTGCACcccttattaatttaaattttaaaaaataaattagaaaaaatcaataattatTGTATGTAGTTCAACATGAATAATTTATAATCTTCTCATCCCGAGGGAGGCGGAAAGCTACCGCTTCTAGAATAGAAGCTTGTCCTTTACTTTTTTAGAGCATATcgttattttgaaataaagaaaagatttatggatgaagtAATTGGAATAACAAGTGGTTACAGTAAACAAGAAAATAAGGAGACAAGACAAGAGATAGagtttttcattatttcaattGTTCAAGTGTATAAGCGTACACAATATGAATCctaatgcctctatttatagtgtCATATAGAGGCATGCAAAAGGTTATCGAGCTTATGGATGTGAGAGGTTACAAGAGTAATGATCTTAAATGATGATGGAGGTTATCTTCATAATGGAGGAAAATAATAGAGATAAGTAGTAAAAGTAATTTCTAGAGTAGTGGACATCCACACGTCTCAGCTTtacaataacatatataaaagatcaagatttaatttttttcaattatatctTTAGTAATTAATTTTCACATTAATTGAATAAGATTTATGTAACCaatattaaaaagataataaGGGCATATTAGTTAATTTGCAccccttattaatttttttttaagtgttgTGCAAAATATATACATGTCAACTAATTTTGAAACGAAAGAATTAcatgtcaactattttgaaacgaagaaagtattaattaaaaataaattgataaaaacatattttattttaaaaaagtgaaTGACttcagaaaaataagaaaaataactataagaaaaataaaaaattaaaggacGGATGCAGGGAGGGGCAAAAGGGCCACATAtagaattatataaattaaacaaaaatagtACTATGTGCAAGCATAAGGTTGGCTCACAAAAAATGACAatgcatgaaaaaaaaaatcaactacaACAATTATGTGAACATAAGAGTGGCTCTAAGAggttgtgaggactaccaaaaataaAGATTCTCCCTTACTAGATAGGTATGCCCGTATGATGTACGGACCCAACGCGTTCTCTGTTTTGGTGTTAAACAGCTGAAAGTACTAAATTTAGCCTTCGTAGATGCTAACTTTGGAATTTATCCTTTCAAAATACCCACCTCACTGCCTTGGAGATCAATCATCGGAGTTACataaattctttcaaaatcaattataaatGTATAAATGTGCAATGAGTACACTATACAACTATGGAAATACTATACTATTGAATGTGCACATGACATTCACACATCATGTGACTGTTGTCTATTTACATTTGtatatatactatttataaagtttacAATAGCAGATGCATTTTCCCGTTGTATCAATCTCTTGAACATTCAGGATCAAACACCTATTAAATTAGATTTGATGATTAAATTAGTTTAAAAGTTCAAAATCTAAGtataaaatacatttttttcatctttccaACCATGATTCACATTTAGGTGTTATCCTCAAAGGATATGTTGAAATTTTATTCAGTACAGCAAATAGTAAGATTTTTTTATTCAAAGAAAACCAACACAAAAGCTATCAGGATAATAGTTGTAATATCATACACTGTTGTGGTATCAGAATGAAAAttcatttgtaaattaaaaaaattacatcgTAGGTAGTACTGATGAATAGGTATTTGTGGCATTAGTAATACTCTATGTATCTCTTCCAACTAAAAATTTCCGTACTCACTTATATGGTCCCTGTAGGCTATGTTTCTTTGACTCTTAAAAAATGTCGACGGGTGCGTACcgaatctttcaaaaatagtgtattttgaAGAATTCGATACAGATGTGGTGACATTTTTAAAGAGTCCAAACAACTTAGCGTATAGATAGTTAGATTTGAACTCCGTAGTCAATTTACTCCATCCCGGTGCACACGAAGATGCAGTCTTCAGACCTCGTATGATAAGGTAGCTAGCCATCTGTTGAAAACAGATATAGAAGGCAGCAgacatcataataataatagtaaatgtCAATTGCCTTTAACTAAATTGACTTTAAAGTTCAATCAACAATCCAGATAACCAACTAAAAACGAGCATTTAGGCACTACccgaaagctatttttggaaaaTCCAACACGCACCCATTAACacttttgaagagtccaagcaacatagccCGAAAGGAGACCATACGATACATTTATATAAGAAACTTTTAAAAAGGCGAGATCAACTCACAGGGTTAAGTGTTCCACTGACAATGTTATGGAGGGTTCGAACTTGAGCCACAAGCTTTTTGGAACCACTGACCAACCAACAATgacctaaaacataaaatttgacatttcagCAACAGAGTAGCTTGCCAGGATGTAACAAGGAACATCTTTTTGACACACACATCATTGTGACCACCAATATATTTTGTTGTGGAATGCAAAATACTAATATCATCAGCAACCTTAGATACCTACTGGACCTGGCCATATACCTTCACTGATAAATACTACATATCTTAAAAAGTTACTCTCGCATTAGAGAATCTATTAGTATTAATGTTATCTGTAAAATCTCAGAACTATCCTGCTTCTTCAGATCTCTATAgagttgaacaatgttttcctacTTCCTTCATCAAATTCCTCAAACTGGATAAAAGAAAACAGAGAGAACCTTGATCCCCATTTTGGGGAGTACTGTCTCAATGAAAATTCTAGTCTTCCTGTAGCAATCTATTGTTGTCACAATATGACCACCAGCTGGAACCAATGCCATAAGCAAAATGGTGCTAGCACACATTCCAGATGCCATTAACAGTGTGGACTCCGCCCCCTCAATGCACTGGCCAGAGAAAAAGGGAACCGAATAATCTTTTTAGTTTGAAGCAGTAGatgaaattctttaattttgCAAAAGCAAGAATAAGAGATCAGTTGATAATTGAGccattatttttttgttgtgcAATATCCTTCATGTTGCGTTATTCTGCATTGTTTTGTTCAGTTGTTGTTATTGCTTCCATATTTGTACCCCCGTTTGCATACTAATTGGCAGGTTTTataagccgagggtctatcgaaaacaacctctgtATCTCTATGAGACAGAGATAAGGTCCGCGTACACTAACCTAttctccccagaccccaccacCACTTGCGGGATTATACTGGGtaagttgttgat
Proteins encoded in this window:
- the LOC107868027 gene encoding inositol transporter 1-like; protein product: MAAGPDPYILILGRLLVGLGVGVASVTAPVYIAEASPSEIRRGLVSSNVLMITGAQFLSYLVNLAFTVCIEGAESTLLMASGMCASTILLMALVPAGGHIVTTIDCYRKTRIFIETVLPKMGIKVIVGWSVVPKSLWLKFEPSITLSVEHLTLCLILNVQEIDTTGKCICYCKLYK